One Ardenticatenales bacterium genomic region harbors:
- the sucC gene encoding ADP-forming succinate--CoA ligase subunit beta translates to MNLHEYQAKRLFAKEGVPIPNGDVASTPSQARAVARDLGGKVVVKAQVLTGGRGKAGGVKLANTPDEAEELARHILGMNIKGLTVRKVLIDEQSPGIQQEIYLAVLIDRAKKLPMMMASAAGGMDIEEVAETTPEKIFRVHINPNIGLRQYQTTYLASGMNLPQNLWSDFHKLAAGLYAAFLKNDASLAEINPLVITGTGKLLALDGKFSVDDNALYRHPDLEEMRDVDEEPAAEREARLSGVNYIQLDGEIGCMVNGAGLAMATMDIIKLYGGEPANFLDIGGGAKSDQVATALRIILSDSRVKAVLFNVFGGIVRGDEVARGIIEALRQLDTKVPMVVRLLGTNAEEGLRILQEADMVTATTLSEAAQKAVKLARGE, encoded by the coding sequence GTGAATCTACATGAATACCAGGCAAAGCGATTATTTGCCAAAGAAGGTGTACCTATTCCCAACGGCGATGTGGCCTCCACCCCGTCGCAGGCGCGCGCCGTTGCCCGCGATCTGGGCGGCAAAGTCGTGGTCAAAGCGCAGGTCTTGACGGGCGGGCGCGGCAAGGCGGGCGGCGTCAAACTGGCAAACACCCCGGACGAAGCCGAGGAACTGGCGCGACACATCCTGGGCATGAATATCAAGGGCCTGACCGTGCGCAAAGTGCTCATTGACGAGCAGTCCCCTGGCATTCAGCAAGAGATTTATCTGGCGGTGTTGATTGACCGCGCCAAAAAACTGCCCATGATGATGGCTTCCGCTGCCGGTGGCATGGACATCGAAGAAGTGGCGGAGACAACGCCGGAAAAGATTTTCCGCGTGCACATTAACCCCAACATCGGCCTGCGCCAGTATCAGACGACCTATCTGGCATCGGGCATGAACCTGCCGCAAAATCTGTGGTCGGATTTTCACAAGCTGGCGGCGGGTCTGTACGCGGCTTTTCTCAAGAATGACGCTTCACTGGCGGAGATCAACCCCCTGGTGATCACCGGCACGGGCAAGTTATTGGCGCTTGACGGCAAATTTTCCGTAGACGACAACGCGCTCTACCGCCATCCCGATCTGGAAGAGATGCGCGACGTGGATGAGGAGCCGGCGGCGGAGCGGGAAGCCCGCCTCAGCGGCGTCAACTACATCCAGCTCGACGGCGAGATTGGCTGCATGGTTAACGGCGCGGGGCTGGCGATGGCCACCATGGACATCATCAAGCTCTATGGCGGCGAACCCGCCAATTTCCTGGACATCGGCGGCGGGGCCAAGTCGGATCAGGTGGCGACGGCGCTGCGTATCATTCTTTCCGACTCGCGCGTCAAGGCGGTACTATTCAACGTCTTTGGCGGCATTGTGCGCGGCGATGAGGTGGCGCGCGGTATTATTGAGGCGCTGCGTCAGCTTGACACGAAAGTGCCCATGGTGGTCCGTTTGCTGGGCACGAATGCGGAAGAAGGACTGCGCATTTTGCAAGAGGCCGACATGGTGACGGCCACGACCTTATCCGAAGCGGCGCAAAAGGCTGTGAAACTGGCGCGAGGAGAGTAA